One window of Streptomyces sp. SUK 48 genomic DNA carries:
- a CDS encoding class I SAM-dependent methyltransferase: MTIDLPRLARLTFHGPLSEARATALVQRLAANRPRTVLDIGCGWAELLLRVLDAVPGATGTGVDLNAEDLARARKNAEERGLGHRVRFAEESAVGTERGPADLVLCLGATQALSEAEPPTAEALRALRRLVTDRGRVLVGEGFWQRPPTGAELSGMWPGATPDDHSDLGGLLDLAVEAGFRPEWTETASLQEWEEFESGYQAGLEVWLARHPGHPLAPETRARLDRRRRQWMSYRGVLGIAYLTLVPDLR, from the coding sequence ATGACCATCGACCTGCCCAGGCTCGCCCGGCTCACCTTCCACGGTCCCCTCTCGGAAGCCCGCGCGACCGCCCTGGTCCAGCGGCTCGCGGCCAACCGCCCCCGCACCGTGCTGGACATCGGCTGCGGCTGGGCCGAGTTGCTGCTCCGGGTGCTGGACGCCGTACCGGGCGCCACCGGGACCGGCGTCGATCTGAATGCCGAGGACCTCGCCCGCGCCCGGAAGAACGCCGAGGAACGCGGGCTCGGCCACCGGGTGCGGTTCGCCGAGGAGTCCGCCGTGGGCACCGAGCGGGGCCCGGCCGACCTGGTGCTCTGCCTCGGCGCCACCCAGGCCCTCAGCGAGGCCGAGCCGCCGACCGCCGAGGCCCTGCGCGCCCTGCGCCGCCTGGTGACCGACCGGGGCCGGGTGCTGGTCGGCGAGGGTTTCTGGCAGCGGCCACCCACCGGGGCCGAGTTGTCCGGCATGTGGCCGGGCGCCACCCCGGACGACCACTCTGACCTCGGCGGGCTCCTCGACCTCGCGGTCGAGGCCGGTTTCCGCCCGGAGTGGACCGAGACGGCGAGCCTCCAGGAGTGGGAGGAGTTCGAGTCGGGCTACCAGGCGGGCCTGGAGGTCTGGCTCGCCCGGCACCCGGGCCATCCGCTGGCGCCCGAGACCCGCGCCCGCCTGGACCGGCGCCGC